One window from the genome of Actinoplanes teichomyceticus ATCC 31121 encodes:
- a CDS encoding cellulase family glycosylhydrolase — protein MNSAARRAAIVASSLLLSVLGPAGLASAVTKGTPAPTRSTAPARTALPKTTPATKTPAKSIPARTAPAKATPTRTATPTRTATPAKTVRKATVPTRASRLTAVRAAKTINYYPSDAGWSAMWTRFDAGRIEADLARAAALGADNVRVIVFPTTFGYPTPKADYSAKLNRFLSIAQGRGLTVKLTLFDWWNAYYDPAGSAVWAKAILAPYANDPRVLSVELQNEFDPTNAKAVTWVKKIIPAVRAAVPTMPLTLSVSGTTGFTGLAKIRTALTATPLDFLDFHFYGDSERALTEIRRAQAAAGSYPIVIGETGLSTAASSEGEQAAYLARVFAAARVAGVASVAPWTLSDFSPGAIPSNSAVSRIPAQYRFGLYRTDGSAKAAAGVVKAWWAGQPITDSVLDLGFEATSGNSPWRPFLAEAGTATRVRDVARTGTWSAKFSNTGRAGGGLPSIRIAPITPVQPGQRWHAEAWARGQNATGASEIALSWFDANDRWLGQTTSNRVAIGTSGWTRLTVDVTAPAGAAGVQLHLKSGDNRGSVWFDDVTFS, from the coding sequence GTGAACTCTGCCGCTCGACGCGCCGCAATCGTGGCGTCCTCCCTGCTGCTGTCCGTGCTCGGCCCGGCCGGCCTCGCGTCGGCGGTCACCAAGGGCACCCCGGCGCCGACCCGGAGCACCGCGCCGGCGAGGACCGCGCTGCCGAAGACCACCCCGGCGACGAAGACCCCGGCGAAGAGCATCCCGGCGAGGACGGCCCCGGCGAAGGCCACCCCGACCCGGACCGCCACTCCCACCCGGACCGCCACCCCGGCGAAGACCGTGCGGAAGGCGACCGTGCCCACCCGGGCGAGCCGGCTGACCGCCGTGCGGGCCGCCAAGACGATCAACTACTACCCGTCGGATGCCGGCTGGTCGGCGATGTGGACCCGGTTCGACGCCGGCAGGATCGAGGCGGACCTGGCCCGGGCGGCGGCACTCGGGGCGGACAACGTCCGGGTGATCGTCTTCCCGACCACGTTCGGCTATCCCACGCCGAAGGCCGACTACTCCGCCAAGCTGAACCGGTTCCTCAGCATCGCGCAGGGCCGGGGCCTGACCGTCAAGCTCACCCTGTTCGACTGGTGGAACGCCTACTACGACCCGGCGGGCAGCGCGGTGTGGGCGAAGGCGATCCTCGCGCCGTACGCGAACGACCCGCGGGTGCTCTCGGTCGAGCTGCAGAACGAGTTCGACCCGACGAACGCGAAGGCGGTGACCTGGGTCAAGAAGATCATCCCCGCGGTCCGGGCGGCCGTGCCGACCATGCCGCTGACCCTGTCGGTCTCCGGCACCACCGGCTTCACCGGGCTGGCGAAGATCCGCACCGCGCTCACCGCCACCCCCCTGGACTTCCTCGACTTCCACTTCTACGGCGACTCGGAGCGGGCGCTCACCGAGATCCGCCGGGCGCAGGCCGCGGCCGGCAGCTACCCCATCGTGATCGGCGAGACCGGGCTGAGCACGGCCGCCAGCAGCGAGGGTGAGCAGGCGGCGTACCTGGCCCGGGTGTTCGCGGCGGCCCGGGTGGCTGGCGTCGCCTCGGTCGCCCCGTGGACGCTGTCCGACTTCAGCCCCGGCGCGATCCCGTCCAACTCGGCGGTCTCCAGGATCCCGGCGCAGTACCGGTTCGGCCTGTACCGCACGGACGGCTCGGCGAAGGCCGCCGCGGGTGTGGTGAAGGCCTGGTGGGCCGGTCAGCCGATCACCGACAGCGTCCTGGACCTCGGCTTCGAGGCGACCAGCGGCAACTCGCCGTGGCGTCCGTTCCTGGCCGAGGCGGGCACCGCGACGCGGGTCCGGGACGTCGCCCGCACCGGCACGTGGTCGGCGAAGTTCAGCAACACCGGGCGCGCCGGCGGCGGCCTGCCGTCGATCCGCATCGCGCCGATCACCCCGGTGCAGCCGGGCCAGCGGTGGCACGCCGAGGCGTGGGCCCGGGGCCAGAACGCGACCGGCGCCAGCGAGATCGCGCTGAGCTGGTTCGACGCGAACGACCGATGGCTGGGCCAGACGACGTCGAATCGGGTGGCCATCGGCACCAGCGGCTGGACGAGGCTGACCGTGGACGTCACCGCCCCGGCCGGGGCCGCCGGGGTCCAGCTTCACCTCAAGTCGGGTGACAACCGCGGCTCGGTGTGGTTCGACGACGTGACGTTCTCCTGA
- a CDS encoding glycosyltransferase: MPASRPADRRPRIVVVGSGWRFLSGISYYTCRLSNALRERYDVGAILMRQLLPARLYPGRDRVGRALSDLRYADGIPVFDGVDWWAVPSLPRAVAFLRAQRPDVLVLQWWTGAVLHSYLVLAVAARRLGIRVVVEFHEVQDTGELRHRWAARYVRAAIRPLLARTCGVVVHSAFDRDALAAAYDLGAVPCEIALHGPFDHHAAGAARTPGPEGVCRLLYFGTIRPYKGLEDLIEAFGTLGPQYRLTVVGETWEGWTRPAELIARSPARDRITFVNRYVPDAEVNGYFAAADAVVLPYRRSSASGPLHIAMSHGLPVVVTSVGGLVEAAGSYSGTVFVRPADPGGLAAGIKGAAGLIGRRHPDPSSWDRTVEAYQRLLARIGISQENVTSSNHTEPRLSPDLR, from the coding sequence GTGCCTGCATCGCGTCCTGCTGACCGGCGCCCGCGGATCGTGGTGGTCGGCTCCGGCTGGCGGTTCCTGTCCGGGATCAGCTACTACACCTGCCGCCTGAGCAACGCGCTGCGGGAGCGCTACGACGTCGGCGCGATCCTGATGCGGCAGCTGCTGCCCGCCCGGCTCTACCCGGGCCGGGACCGGGTCGGCCGGGCGCTCAGCGACCTGCGGTACGCCGACGGGATACCGGTCTTCGACGGTGTCGACTGGTGGGCGGTGCCGAGCCTGCCCCGGGCCGTGGCCTTCCTGCGCGCCCAGCGGCCGGACGTGCTGGTGCTGCAGTGGTGGACCGGCGCGGTGCTGCACTCCTACCTGGTACTGGCGGTGGCCGCCCGGCGCCTCGGCATCCGGGTGGTGGTGGAGTTCCACGAGGTGCAGGACACCGGCGAACTGCGCCACCGGTGGGCGGCCCGGTACGTGCGGGCGGCGATCCGGCCGCTGCTGGCGCGCACCTGCGGGGTGGTCGTGCACTCGGCGTTCGACCGGGACGCGCTGGCCGCGGCGTACGACCTGGGCGCGGTGCCGTGCGAGATCGCGCTGCACGGGCCGTTCGACCACCACGCCGCCGGCGCCGCGCGCACGCCCGGCCCGGAGGGGGTGTGCCGGCTGCTGTACTTCGGGACGATCCGGCCGTACAAGGGCCTGGAGGATCTGATCGAGGCGTTCGGGACGCTCGGGCCGCAGTACCGCCTGACCGTGGTGGGCGAGACCTGGGAGGGCTGGACCCGCCCGGCCGAGCTGATCGCCCGCTCCCCGGCGCGGGACCGGATCACCTTCGTCAACCGGTACGTGCCGGACGCCGAGGTGAACGGGTACTTCGCGGCGGCCGACGCGGTGGTGCTGCCGTACCGGCGCAGCTCGGCCAGCGGGCCGCTGCACATCGCGATGAGCCACGGGCTGCCGGTCGTGGTCACCTCGGTGGGCGGGCTGGTCGAGGCGGCCGGGTCGTACTCCGGCACGGTGTTCGTCCGGCCGGCCGACCCGGGCGGGCTCGCCGCGGGCATCAAGGGCGCCGCCGGCCTGATCGGCCGGCGGCACCCGGATCCGTCGTCGTGGGACCGGACCGTGGAGGCCTACCAGCGCCTCCTGGCCCGGATCGGGATTTCTCAGGAGAACGTCACGTCGTCGAACCACACCGAGCCGCGGTTGTCACCCGACTTGAGGTGA
- a CDS encoding glycosyltransferase family 4 protein — MKILHLSNLYAPVIGGLERSIATSSEELVRRGHQVTVLTLATPAAAHHETINGVRVHRVRSVATTLLPGMNGDPGKPFHPTAPDPLTTAAIARLLRAEHYDVVHSHDWLMYSYLPLRRSRLGRPHVHTAHDFGLTCVRKTYARDGRRCSGPGLARCVSCASAQYGGPRSVALTAGLHAQRHRGIDALTAISTSVADALTRARLPTGLPVRVLSSLVPDGLDDLARDTPRPDWLPDRDYLLFVGALGPHKGLDVLFEAYRRLVAGWAGPAPAPALVCLGTRRDDTPPAPPGVLIRHDVPHPQVMAAWRGAAAGAVPSLNEGMGQVAVEAMLAGVPLVASAAGGLTDVVRDGDSGLLVPPGDAGALHAALVRVLTEPELADRLRRAGRRRGLDFTAARVVPQIEEVYRACIASC; from the coding sequence ATGAAGATCCTGCACCTGTCCAACCTGTACGCGCCGGTGATCGGCGGCCTGGAGCGCAGCATCGCGACCAGCAGCGAGGAGCTGGTCCGGCGCGGCCACCAGGTCACCGTGCTGACCCTGGCGACCCCGGCCGCGGCGCACCACGAGACGATCAACGGGGTACGGGTGCACCGGGTCCGCAGCGTGGCCACCACCCTGCTCCCGGGCATGAACGGGGATCCGGGCAAGCCGTTCCACCCGACCGCGCCGGACCCGCTGACCACCGCGGCCATCGCCCGGCTGCTGCGCGCCGAGCACTACGACGTGGTGCACAGCCACGACTGGCTGATGTACAGCTACCTGCCGCTGCGGCGGTCCCGGCTCGGCCGGCCGCACGTGCACACCGCGCACGACTTCGGGCTGACGTGCGTGCGCAAGACGTACGCCCGGGACGGCCGCCGCTGCTCCGGTCCCGGCCTGGCCCGGTGCGTGAGCTGCGCGTCCGCCCAGTACGGCGGCCCCCGCTCGGTGGCCCTGACCGCCGGCCTGCACGCCCAGCGGCACCGCGGCATCGACGCCCTGACCGCGATCTCCACCTCCGTGGCGGACGCCCTGACCCGGGCGCGGCTGCCCACCGGACTGCCCGTGCGGGTGCTCTCCAGCCTGGTCCCGGACGGCCTGGACGACTTGGCCCGCGACACGCCCCGCCCGGACTGGCTGCCCGACCGCGACTACCTGCTCTTCGTCGGCGCGCTGGGCCCGCACAAGGGCCTCGACGTGCTGTTCGAGGCGTACCGGCGGCTGGTCGCCGGGTGGGCCGGGCCGGCGCCCGCGCCGGCCCTGGTCTGTCTGGGCACCCGTCGCGACGACACCCCACCGGCGCCGCCCGGCGTGCTGATCCGCCACGACGTACCGCACCCGCAGGTGATGGCCGCCTGGCGGGGCGCCGCCGCCGGCGCGGTGCCGTCGCTCAACGAGGGCATGGGCCAGGTCGCGGTGGAGGCGATGCTGGCCGGCGTGCCGCTGGTCGCCTCCGCCGCCGGTGGGCTGACCGACGTGGTCCGCGACGGCGACAGCGGGCTGCTCGTGCCGCCCGGCGACGCGGGCGCGCTGCACGCCGCGCTGGTGCGGGTGCTCACCGAACCGGAGCTGGCGGACCGGCTGCGCCGGGCCGGCCGGCGGCGCGGGCTGGACTTCACCGCGGCCCGCGTCGTCCCGCAGATCGAGGAGGTCTACCGTGCCTGCATCGCGTCCTGCTGA
- a CDS encoding lipopolysaccharide biosynthesis protein yields MLIHATRRVLHDSLARNSLLIMATTVVNGGFGYLYWMLAARTVPPPQIGTATALISAATAISMAANLGAGHMFIQRLPGSAPDAWSRIVSGGLAAGCAVTAAAATAGALLVPLAAANFGFLAAPAGAAALICTATAITATTLLDNVYVAHRAGHGMFVRNLALASGKILTLLAILACGAHSAGAVVLSWSLPILVVSAATVAGLGRLRPGVRLRLTGLTAELPHLRAALTGHHLINLTQAGPAALLPVLVTARLGAGATAHFYLAWMTASMLFMVSPAVASALYAERANAARARLRRAALVTLSMVGAPAVLLLAAGDRILGLFSAGYAAEGGLLLQILVLAALPDAVTNLAVAHWRSRRAFRLCRRLNVVRAVSCVCLTWLLLPSTGVTGAGIAWLAGQTAGAVLAGAAFYTRERSPSR; encoded by the coding sequence GTGCTGATCCACGCGACCCGGCGGGTGCTGCACGACTCGCTGGCCCGGAACAGCCTGCTGATCATGGCGACCACGGTGGTCAACGGCGGCTTCGGCTACCTGTACTGGATGCTGGCCGCCCGCACGGTGCCGCCGCCGCAGATCGGCACGGCCACCGCGCTGATCTCGGCGGCCACCGCGATCAGCATGGCCGCCAACCTCGGTGCCGGGCACATGTTCATCCAGCGGCTGCCGGGCAGCGCCCCGGACGCCTGGTCCCGGATCGTCAGCGGCGGGCTGGCCGCCGGCTGCGCGGTCACCGCGGCGGCCGCCACCGCCGGGGCGCTGCTGGTCCCGCTGGCCGCGGCCAACTTCGGCTTCCTGGCCGCCCCGGCCGGCGCGGCCGCCCTGATCTGCACGGCGACCGCGATCACCGCGACCACCCTGCTCGACAACGTCTACGTGGCGCACCGGGCCGGCCACGGCATGTTCGTACGCAATCTGGCCCTGGCCTCCGGCAAGATCCTCACCCTGCTGGCGATCCTGGCGTGCGGGGCGCACTCGGCCGGGGCCGTGGTGCTGTCCTGGAGCCTGCCGATCCTGGTGGTCAGCGCCGCCACCGTGGCCGGGCTGGGCCGCCTGCGGCCCGGCGTCCGGCTGCGGCTGACCGGGCTGACCGCCGAACTGCCGCACCTGCGTGCCGCGCTGACCGGCCACCACCTGATCAACCTGACCCAGGCCGGCCCGGCCGCGCTGCTGCCGGTACTGGTCACCGCCCGGCTCGGCGCCGGCGCCACCGCGCACTTCTACCTGGCCTGGATGACCGCGTCGATGCTGTTCATGGTCTCCCCGGCGGTCGCCTCGGCGCTCTACGCCGAACGCGCCAACGCCGCCCGGGCCCGCCTGCGCCGGGCCGCCCTGGTGACCCTGTCCATGGTGGGCGCGCCGGCCGTGCTGCTGCTCGCCGCCGGAGACCGGATCCTCGGCCTGTTCAGCGCCGGATACGCCGCCGAGGGCGGCCTGCTGCTGCAGATCCTGGTGCTGGCGGCGCTGCCGGACGCGGTCACCAACCTGGCCGTCGCGCACTGGCGGTCCCGGCGCGCGTTCCGGCTCTGCCGCCGGCTCAACGTGGTCCGCGCGGTCAGTTGCGTGTGCCTGACCTGGCTGCTGCTGCCGAGCACCGGGGTCACCGGCGCGGGCATCGCCTGGCTGGCCGGCCAGACCGCGGGAGCGGTGCTCGCCGGCGCGGCCTTCTACACCCGGGAGAGGTCCCCGAGCCGATGA
- a CDS encoding glycosyltransferase has protein sequence MVFHGRVDDAALAGCLARAAVVVSASAHEAFGMTVADALAAGIPTVASAIPAHRELAALAGSSAWLRLVDPEDEAALVTAVRAAAAAGRSATAAPLPTWDDVVAATREVYSAVTGMPVPPTGVGAGGR, from the coding sequence GTGGTCTTCCACGGCCGGGTCGACGACGCCGCGCTCGCCGGCTGCCTGGCCCGGGCGGCGGTGGTGGTCTCCGCCTCGGCGCACGAGGCGTTCGGGATGACCGTCGCGGACGCCCTCGCCGCCGGCATCCCCACCGTCGCCTCGGCGATCCCGGCGCACCGCGAGCTGGCCGCGCTGGCCGGCAGTTCGGCCTGGCTGCGGCTGGTCGACCCGGAGGACGAGGCCGCCCTGGTGACCGCGGTGCGCGCCGCCGCGGCCGCCGGCCGGTCGGCCACCGCCGCGCCGCTGCCCACCTGGGACGACGTGGTCGCGGCGACCCGGGAGGTGTATTCGGCGGTCACCGGGATGCCGGTGCCGCCCACCGGCGTGGGAGCGGGAGGCCGGTGA
- a CDS encoding glycosyltransferase family 4 protein → MRIGVVSNAYHPDIGGVETHVRRLCAGLAATGDEVEVLTQRLDRSTRTVDGVLVRAFPLTVAARDYRVSLPLWRWLRDSAQEYDVLHAHSYHALASLGATLGRHRTPLVFTPHYHGTGHTRMRAILHPIYRPLGRRIMNRAGRVVCVTGAERDLVLRDFPEVAGRVVVIPNGTDPRPLVPGRPGGVRGILCSGRLEHYKRVDRVIRAMAALGPAYRLDVVGDGPARPVLRHLAARLGVPAGWSSTAGSTTPRSPAAWPGRRWWSPPRRTRRSG, encoded by the coding sequence ATGAGGATCGGCGTCGTCTCGAACGCCTACCACCCCGACATCGGCGGGGTGGAAACGCACGTGCGGCGTCTCTGCGCCGGGCTGGCCGCGACCGGCGACGAGGTCGAGGTGCTCACCCAGCGTCTCGACCGGTCCACCCGCACCGTGGACGGCGTGCTGGTCCGGGCGTTCCCGCTGACCGTCGCGGCCCGCGACTACCGGGTGTCGCTGCCGCTCTGGCGGTGGCTGCGGGACAGTGCCCAGGAGTACGACGTCCTGCACGCGCACAGCTATCACGCGCTGGCGTCGCTGGGCGCCACGCTGGGCCGGCACCGTACCCCGCTGGTTTTCACCCCGCACTATCACGGAACCGGACATACCCGGATGCGAGCCATATTACACCCGATCTACCGACCGCTCGGGCGGCGGATCATGAACCGGGCCGGCCGCGTCGTCTGCGTCACCGGCGCCGAACGTGACCTGGTCCTGCGGGACTTCCCGGAGGTGGCCGGCCGGGTGGTGGTGATCCCGAACGGGACCGACCCGCGCCCGCTGGTGCCCGGCCGGCCGGGTGGGGTGCGCGGCATCCTCTGCTCCGGCCGGCTGGAGCACTACAAGCGGGTGGACCGGGTGATCCGGGCGATGGCGGCGCTCGGCCCGGCGTACCGGCTGGACGTGGTCGGCGACGGCCCGGCCCGGCCCGTGCTGCGGCACCTCGCCGCCCGCCTCGGGGTGCCGGCCGGGTGGTCTTCCACGGCCGGGTCGACGACGCCGCGCTCGCCGGCTGCCTGGCCCGGGCGGCGGTGGTGGTCTCCGCCTCGGCGCACGAGGCGTTCGGGATGA
- a CDS encoding glycosyltransferase family 2 protein, which translates to MPTVDRVLQAETGTEQTAVEPPARPDPEPIVSVVVPALNEAQNLPHVFARLPRVDEVILVDGGSTDDTVAVARRLRPDIRVVTQNRRGKGNALACGFAACTGDIIVMIDADGSTDPGEIPSFVEALRAGADFAKGSRFQPGGGSADITRLRRAGNKALSVLVNVLFGTSYSDLCYGYNAFWACHLDVFGLDSTSPAPEGADGRLWGDGFEIETLLNLRAARARLAIEEVPSFEHNRIHGVSNLNALTDGIRVLRTIAREWPRRRRDMSRPVAERAAR; encoded by the coding sequence ATGCCCACGGTCGACCGTGTGCTCCAGGCCGAGACCGGCACCGAACAGACCGCCGTCGAGCCGCCGGCCCGACCCGACCCCGAGCCGATCGTCAGCGTCGTGGTGCCGGCGCTCAACGAGGCCCAGAACCTGCCGCACGTCTTCGCCCGGCTGCCCCGGGTGGACGAGGTGATCCTGGTCGACGGGGGCTCCACCGACGACACCGTGGCGGTCGCCCGGCGGCTGCGCCCGGACATCCGGGTGGTCACCCAGAACCGCCGGGGCAAGGGCAACGCCCTGGCCTGCGGGTTCGCTGCGTGTACCGGCGACATCATCGTGATGATCGACGCCGACGGGTCGACCGACCCCGGGGAGATCCCCAGCTTCGTCGAGGCGCTGCGCGCCGGCGCCGACTTCGCCAAGGGCTCGCGCTTCCAGCCCGGCGGCGGCAGCGCCGACATCACCCGGTTGCGCCGGGCCGGGAACAAGGCTCTCAGCGTCCTGGTCAACGTCCTTTTCGGTACGTCCTACAGCGACCTCTGCTACGGCTACAACGCGTTCTGGGCGTGCCACCTCGACGTGTTCGGCCTGGACAGCACCTCGCCCGCGCCGGAGGGCGCCGACGGGCGGCTCTGGGGTGACGGCTTCGAGATCGAGACGCTGCTCAACCTGCGGGCCGCCCGTGCCCGGCTGGCCATCGAGGAGGTGCCGAGCTTCGAGCACAACCGGATCCACGGGGTGAGCAACCTGAACGCGTTGACCGACGGCATCCGGGTGCTGCGCACCATCGCCCGGGAGTGGCCGCGCCGCCGCCGGGACATGTCCCGGCCGGTCGCCGAGCGGGCGGCGCGATGA
- a CDS encoding siderophore-interacting protein, with protein MANRPARPAHEGVVTRVEQLTAHMVRVVVGGEAIARIDADRFTDHYIKVLFPQAGVDYPEPFDMGTIRETMPRDTWPVVRTYTVRKWLPEVPEMWVDFVVHGDAGVAGPWAARAKPGDVFRFMGPGGGYSPSPEADWHLLAGDESALPGIGAALAGMPPGAPVRAFIEVDGPDDEQKLDGPGDAEIVWLHRGSRPVGEALVEAVRGMRFPAGRVHAFVHGEAGFVRDLRGHLRLERGLGTEQLSISGYWRRGMNEDGWQSSKREWNERVEREQEAAAATA; from the coding sequence ATGGCGAACAGACCGGCGCGGCCCGCCCACGAAGGCGTGGTCACGCGGGTGGAGCAGCTCACCGCGCACATGGTGCGGGTGGTGGTCGGTGGCGAGGCCATCGCCCGGATCGACGCGGACCGTTTCACCGACCACTACATCAAGGTGCTCTTCCCGCAGGCCGGCGTCGACTACCCGGAGCCGTTCGACATGGGCACGATCCGGGAGACCATGCCCCGCGACACCTGGCCGGTGGTGCGGACGTACACGGTGCGCAAGTGGCTGCCCGAGGTCCCGGAGATGTGGGTCGACTTCGTGGTGCACGGTGACGCGGGCGTCGCCGGGCCGTGGGCGGCGCGGGCGAAGCCGGGTGACGTGTTCCGGTTCATGGGTCCGGGCGGGGGATACTCCCCCAGTCCCGAGGCGGACTGGCATCTGCTGGCCGGGGACGAGAGCGCGCTTCCCGGGATCGGCGCCGCGCTGGCCGGGATGCCGCCGGGCGCGCCGGTGCGGGCGTTCATCGAGGTGGACGGCCCGGACGACGAGCAGAAGCTGGACGGTCCGGGCGACGCGGAGATCGTCTGGCTGCACCGGGGCTCCCGGCCGGTGGGCGAGGCGCTGGTCGAGGCGGTCCGCGGGATGCGGTTCCCGGCCGGCCGGGTGCACGCGTTCGTGCACGGTGAGGCCGGGTTCGTCCGCGACCTGCGCGGTCACCTGCGGCTGGAGCGCGGGCTCGGCACGGAGCAGCTGTCGATCTCCGGGTACTGGCGCCGCGGGATGAACGAGGACGGCTGGCAGTCCAGCAAGCGGGAGTGGAACGAGCGGGTCGAGCGGGAGCAGGAGGCCGCCGCCGCGACCGCCTGA
- a CDS encoding CynX/NimT family MFS transporter has protein sequence MGAVAVREEQLGKQAVEARRGRVFTLVALVLAAVNLRLAVTSVGPVLTEIRDGLGMSGTVAGLLTSVPVVCFASVGLLAPRLARRFGAGPVIAGGLALLAVGLAARPFAPGSGLFLLLSAVALAGIALVNVLLPSIVKDHFPTQVGTITGLYTVALNVGATTAAAATVPLTGGFGDWRLGLACWALAALVALPPWLLIAGERTAARAAQVTGAPPVRVARQPIAWALAVYFGMQSTSAYVIIGWLPQIYRDAGLSAELAGVLFATTSLLGVPLGMGLSALAGRVRSQSTIAVGLGLFGIAGYLGLWVDPATTPWLWAVLLGIVNTAFPLVLTMIALRGRTPATVVALSAFAQGVGYLIAIPGPILIGALHDATHGWRAPLAVMVGLMVPQIVAGFFAGRDRQV, from the coding sequence ATGGGTGCCGTGGCGGTACGCGAGGAACAGCTCGGGAAGCAAGCGGTCGAGGCGCGGCGGGGACGGGTCTTCACCCTTGTCGCGCTGGTGCTGGCGGCGGTCAATCTGCGGCTCGCGGTGACCAGTGTGGGACCGGTGCTGACCGAGATCCGCGACGGGCTCGGCATGAGCGGGACCGTGGCCGGGCTGCTCACCTCCGTACCGGTGGTGTGTTTCGCCTCGGTCGGCCTGCTGGCGCCGCGCCTGGCCCGCCGGTTCGGCGCCGGTCCGGTGATCGCCGGCGGTCTGGCGCTGCTCGCCGTCGGGCTTGCGGCCCGCCCCTTCGCGCCCGGCTCCGGCCTGTTCCTGCTGCTCAGCGCGGTGGCACTGGCCGGCATCGCGCTGGTCAACGTGCTACTGCCCTCGATCGTCAAGGATCACTTCCCGACCCAGGTCGGCACGATCACCGGGCTCTACACGGTGGCGCTGAACGTGGGCGCCACCACGGCGGCCGCGGCGACGGTCCCGCTGACCGGCGGGTTCGGCGACTGGCGGCTCGGGCTGGCCTGCTGGGCGCTCGCCGCGCTGGTCGCGCTGCCGCCGTGGTTGCTGATCGCCGGGGAGCGCACCGCCGCCCGCGCGGCGCAGGTCACCGGCGCGCCGCCGGTCCGGGTCGCCCGGCAGCCGATCGCCTGGGCGCTCGCGGTCTACTTCGGCATGCAGTCCACCTCGGCGTACGTGATCATCGGCTGGCTCCCGCAGATCTACCGGGACGCCGGGCTCTCCGCGGAGCTGGCCGGGGTGCTGTTCGCGACCACGTCGCTGCTCGGCGTGCCGCTGGGCATGGGGCTTTCCGCGCTCGCCGGCCGGGTCCGCTCGCAGAGCACGATCGCGGTGGGGCTCGGGCTCTTCGGGATCGCCGGTTATCTGGGCCTGTGGGTGGACCCGGCCACCACACCGTGGCTGTGGGCCGTCCTGCTCGGCATCGTCAACACGGCGTTTCCGCTCGTCCTGACCATGATCGCGCTGCGCGGGCGGACCCCGGCGACGGTGGTCGCGCTGTCCGCCTTCGCCCAGGGGGTTGGCTACCTGATCGCCATCCCGGGACCGATCCTGATCGGTGCGCTGCACGACGCCACCCACGGCTGGCGGGCTCCGCTCGCGGTCATGGTCGGCCTGATGGTCCCGCAGATCGTCGCCGGCTTCTTCGCCGGCCGCGACCGGCAGGTCTAG